TACATGCTTCTTCATTGTGTACATATTGGGATAGTTTCCAGTAAAGATCTTCGGTTTCGGACCGGGAACATTTCGCTTCTGCCAGTAGCCAAAGTTCCATGTCATAAATACATAGACGACGCCCACAAGCACCAGCACCAGGGTCAAAGTAATTTCAAGCATCTCTGTTCTGCGGCGATGTTGATTGCTTGAATATTGCTATATAACTGCGATCGGAGAGCGTTTCATTCTATTTAAGTAGACAGCACAGAGCGCTTTCAGAGAGCAATTTGCGCTCTCTCtagtttaatttcaattaatttcacaatCTCACAGACGGTTTGCAACAATCATTCTTCTTTCGGTTATAAACATATAGTATTGATAAAGGCTATCGGTTTGAATCGGCTGCTCAATTGGGGAATACTCTTGAGAATGgctattttaattcatttatttgtttgtttacaatcTTCTCATTCACTCCCTAACAACTGCTTGAAATTATCGTacgtaaaaataaaatgaatttatctCGCCGTGTTTTATTCGCTGCtgctcaacaaaaaaagcgTAGATTAACTCTATTAGATATGACGACAAGCAAATACTCTGACAAATGCGATTGTTTAATCTAAGTCTATTCCTAAATCaatgtaaatataatgttCTCAAAATTAACATGTACATCATATCTTATCAGTTTTactatcaattaaatttgctcCGTAGTCAAAATACGTGATGCATTGATTAAAGAGAGAAATCGAGGGTAATGAGAGAACTTGAGTGAGATAGGtcaaaaggaaaataatatCAGCTATTTAATATAATGCTTTTGGGGGTTTTcttcattaatataatttgatcTTAATGatcaatatttcaaaagcataattaaattaaccaatgaaaatttaattgcaatagtgaaactttgtttataaaaataaagttatttgcactttgtaataaaaaccaggtttatttaataatttgactttaaaattaatatttattaatacataaagagtatataacaataaaattataaatatttaaaaaatggaatGTTGTgaacatttacatatatttacgaAATTACGTTTACACTAtaatttggctttttttttattattcgtaattggtaataaataaatataagtcGCATAATGTCGAGAAAACTGTTAAAAGGCCTCATATGTGAAAAAACAACAGTTGATTTGAAACCTAACCATAGACAACTATTTcgttaaaaatttgaaaatacttCGAAAGTTCTTCATTCtgcttttcactttattttggATTATACATGCAAACAATAAACTATGGAATACATATTCGCTCACCGCTGGGACATTGTAGCTAAATACTTGAATGCGAATAGTTTAATTCgttgtttataaaaaaatattcctCAAATTGCATTGCTTACGGTATATTCtacatatttacttttaaacaTTCAGAGAAAAGGCAAAAGACAAAAGGTTGATTTTATGATTACTGGCGTGCTTTGATGTCCAACCAAATGCCACCTTTTAGTGAGGTAATAAGATTTGCCTGATCGAGCAAATTGTCTTTGCGAGTCTTGGGATTGACGCGGATATCGAAGTTGGTAATGACCTCGATGAGAGCTGCCTTGATCTGCGCCATAGCAAAGCGCATACCtagtacattaaaaatatattgttaagTGAAGAACATATTTGTTTCACCGAATGCCATGAAGACGCCACGTTCCCGATACATTTTGGCAGCATCTGGTTGCATGAAGCGATCCGGCTGGAATTCCTGTGGATTGGGAAAGTGCTCTTCGTCCACCATGAAACAATAATGGGGAACAAGGACAGTGGTGCCTCGCTCCACTGTAAAGTTGCTACCGTTTTTGTTTGGCAACTCAATGGTCTCAGTGCACAGTCTAGTGGACATAAAGGCAGGTGGGAAAAGACGAATGCATTCTGCAAGAATATCAAATTATGAAGCATGTTATGATTAGTTCAATTTACTTCTTTCTTACCCTGAATACAAGCATCCAGGAAGGGCAACTCATTGAGCTTATCAAACTCAACGACACCTTGAGTGTTCAGATGAGCCTTAATCTCTTCCCTTAGACGCTGTTGTGCTTGTTGATTCCgtcccagcagcaacagggtATGACTTAAAACACTTGCTGTTGTTTCGAAGCCATCCAAGAGGAATGTCATGGTGTGAGCAGTCAGACGGCGTGTGTCCAGATTCCTTTTCTCGGCCAATTGTAGAATATAGTCAAGGAAGTCTACGCGCTCAAATTGCTTGCCTGTAGACAGCTGAGCACGTCGGGCATCAATTGCACCCTGCATTAGATTTATAAAGAATTTTTCGGTGGCGAGAGGTACAAAGCGAAGTCTGATTAATGTTCGCAGTGCTGGAAAGGTGCTGATCAGCACAAAGTATATCACAAATGTCCAGGGCTGTGAGAAGAGATCCTTGATGTGATCCATGATGGGTGTCGGCTTGTCCGTGAAACTTTCTGCCTTAAGACCGAGCACACAATCTGTCACCATTTCAGTGGTGTAGCGCAGACATAACTATGaaagtatatattaataaatatcacCTATACGTTAGTTACTTTTTGAAATACTCACATCCTTGGCATTGATTCCCTCTGGAGGAGCTACTTGTAGTTGCTTTTTCAGCCAGGTGGACATTTTCGTACAGACTTCATTGGTAACTGGATAGACAGTCTTGATCTGCGAAGGAATTGAACATGACTTACTATGATGCAACTAATTATATTAGGGTTACTTACTCGACCCTGTGTCAGACCAGGAGTAACGTCGGCCCTTCGTTTTTTCCACTGTTCGCCCGCAAGAGTAAATGGGTTGTTGGCAAATAAGAAGTCGGTCTTCTCGTCGATCATGGTCGTAACTTCGTTATCGTGGAAGCTTTTAAAGTCCGAGACGAATACACGCCTCGCCAGCTCTGGACTAATCACCAACAACTGAGGTCGTCTTGCACCATAGATACCCACAGCATCGTATTGATGTTTGTAGTCACTGCAGATCGCGCATAAGTAACAAATAAACACAGCGGTATCTGAGAAAGTAGCTTACCGATATATTGCATCGATATCGTAGATGGTATGCTTCTTCATTGTGTACATATTGGGATAGTTTCCAGTAAAGATTTTGGGCTTGGGACCCGGAACATTTCGTTTCTGCCAGTAATCAAAGCTCCATGTCATAAACACATAAGTGACACCCACAAGCACCAGCAGCAGGGTTAAAGTAATCTCGAGCATTTTAGTTTTGTAGTTCAAATTCTAGTTCTACTTGATGTTGATCGCTTGAATGTTGCGATATAACTGCGATTCAACAAACGCTCAATGTGTTTAAGTAGACAACAGAGAGCGCTTTTTAGAGAGCAATGTTCACTCTCTTtagattaaattgaattcatttcacAATCTCATTAAGGGtttgcaacaattttatatCTTATGGTTATTCTTGTCAACATATTGATAAGGGGTATCAGTTGAAGACGGCTACTCAAAAATGAGCAGCACTCTTGAACACcggtattttaattcaatgttttatttgtttacaatcTCTTCATTCATTCCCTAATAACTGTTTGTCGGacgtaaaaataaaatgaaaatatctcGATTAGTTTTATTCACTGCAGCGCAACGAAAAAGTGTAGATTAAAAGTCGACAAGCAAATACTCTTGTAAATCTATTAATAAGCAAATGTgagtataataaatttagaagTTGCATAGTATATACAAACAAGCAAGCCAGTTATATAGTCAATTAAGTGTTCGTAATAGGCATGAGGGGAGTTCAAAACAAAGCTCAACTTATGAGAGTATTCAAGTTATTCTCTTTTTGTATatagttaaacaaaaaaatgtaattgacGAGAGAGTTCACGAGATAAATAAGAGAAATTGAGTGAGAGACTCATaggtgaaaataaaatatagtattgaCTATATACGCTACTGGGGGCAGTctccattaaaaaaatacatagatTGACCTTGACGGccaaacttaaattaaattaacctATGAGTATGTAAATGTACTCACTAAGCCTATAATGAACAAgaataacattttttgttttataaattattgaacaaGAATTCttcaatttacattatttaaataaaatattaatatctttgtgtaaatttatatacttgacataatatgaattaagtaagaaagctacagtcgattgtgctcg
This window of the Drosophila albomicans strain 15112-1751.03 chromosome 2L, ASM965048v2, whole genome shotgun sequence genome carries:
- the LOC117564802 gene encoding LOW QUALITY PROTEIN: probable cytochrome P450 28a5 (The sequence of the model RefSeq protein was modified relative to this genomic sequence to represent the inferred CDS: substituted 1 base at 1 genomic stop codon) translates to MLEITLTLLLVLVGVTYVFMTWSFDYWQKRNVPGPKPKIFTGNYPNMYTMKKHTIYDIDAIYRDYKHQYDAVGIYGARRPQLLVISPELARRVFVSDFKSFHDNEVTTMIDEKTDFLFANNPFTLAGEQWKKRRADVTPGLTQGRIKTVYPVTNEVCTKMSTWLKKQLQVAPPEGINAKDLCLRYTTEMVTDCVLGLKAESFTDKPTPIMDHIKDLFSQPWTFVIYFVLISTFPALRTLIRLRFVPLATEKFFINLMQGAIDARRAQLSTGKQFERVDFLDYILQLAEKRNLDTRRLTAHTMTFLLDGFETTASVLSHTLLLLGRNQQAQQRLREEIKAHLNTQGVVEFDKLNELPFLDACIQECIRLFPPAFMSTRLCTETIELPNKNGSNFTVERGTTVLVPHYCFMVDEEHFPNPQEFQPDRFMQPDAAKMYRERGVFMAFGETNMFFTXQYIFNVLGMRFAMAQIKAALIEVITNFDIRVNPKTRKDNLLDQANLITSLKGGIWLDIKARQ